A section of the Perognathus longimembris pacificus isolate PPM17 chromosome 7, ASM2315922v1, whole genome shotgun sequence genome encodes:
- the Kcna2 gene encoding potassium voltage-gated channel subfamily A member 2, with protein sequence MTVATGDPADEAAALPGHPQDTYDPEADHECCERVVINISGLRFETQLKTLAQFPETLLGDPKKRMRYFDPLRNEYFFDRNRPSFDAILYYYQSGGRLRRPVNVPLDIFSEEIRFYELGEEAMEMFREDEGYIKEEERPLPENEFQRQVWLLFEYPESSGPARIIAIVSVMVILISIVSFCLETLPIFRDENEDMHGGGVTFHTYSNSTIGYQQSTSFTDPFFIVETLCIIWFSFEFLVRFFACPSKAGFFTNIMNIIDIVAIIPYFITLGTELAEKPEDAQQGQQAMSLAILRVIRLVRVFRIFKLSRHSKGLQILGQTLKASMRELGLLIFFLFIGVILFSSAVYFAEADERDSQFPSIPDAFWWAVVSMTTVGYGDMVPTTIGGKIVGSLCAIAGVLTIALPVPVIVSNFNYFYHRETEGEEQAQYLQVTSCPKIPSSPDLKKSRSASTISKSDYMEIQEGVNNSNEDFREENLKTANCTLANTNYVNITKMLTDV encoded by the coding sequence ATGACGGTGGCCACCGGAGACCCAGCGGACGAGGCTGCTGCCCTCCCTGGGCACCCTCAAGACACCTATGACCCAGAGGCAGACCACGAGTGCTGTGAGAGGGTGGTGATCAACATCTCAGGGCTGCGGTTTGAGACCCAGCTAAAGACTTTAGCCCAGTTTCCAGAGACCCTATTAGGAGACCCCAAGAAGCGGATGAGGTACTTTGATCCCCTCCGAAATGAGTACTTTTTTGATCGCAACCGCCCTAGCTTTGATGCTATTTTGTACTACTACCAGTCTGGGGGCCGGTTGAGGCGACCTGTGAATGTGCCCTTAGATATATTCTCTGAAGAAATCCGGTTCTATGAGTTAGGAGAAGAAGCAATGGAGATGTTTCGGGAGGATGAAGGCTACATCAAGGAGGAAGAGCGTCCTCTGCCTGAAAATGAGTTTCAGAGACAGGTGTGGCTTCTCTTTGAATACCCTGAGAGCTCAGGGCCTGCCAGGATTATAGCCATTGTGTCTGTCATGGTGATTCTGATCTCGATCGTCAGCTTCTGTCTGGAAACCTTGCCTATCTTCCGGGATGAGAATGAAGACATGCACGGTGGTGGGGTGACCTTCCACACCTACTCCAACAGCACCATTGGGTACCAGCAGTCCACCTCCTTCACTGACCCCTTCTTCATCGTAGAGACTCTCTGCATCATCTGGTTCTCCTTTGAATTTTTGGTAAGGTTCTTTGCCTGTCCCAGCAAAGCCGGCTTCTTCACCAACATCATGAACATCATTGACATTGTGGCCATCATCCCCTATTTCATCACCCTGGGGACAGAGCTGGCTGAGAAACCAGAGGATGCCCAGCAGGGCCAGCAGGCCATGTCACTGGCCATCCTTCGTGTCATCCGGCTGGTAAGAGTCTTTAGGATTTTCAAGTTGTCCAGACACTCCAAAGGTCTCCAGATTCTAGGTCAGACCCTGAAAGCCAGCATGAGAGAATTGGGCcttctcatcttcttcctcttcatcggGGTCATCCTTTTCTCTAGTGCTGTCTATTTTGCAGAAGCCGATGAACGAGATTCCCAGTTTCCCAGCATCCCGGATGCCTTCTGGTGGGCAGTCGTCTCCATGACAACCGTAGGCTATGGAGACATGGTTCCAACTACCATTGGGGGAAAGATAGTGGGTTCCCTATGTGCAATTGCAGGTGTGTTAACCATTGCCTTACCAGTCCCTGTCATTGTGTCTAATTTCAACTACTTCTACCACcgggagacagagggagaggagcAGGCCCAGTACTTGCAAGTGACAAGCTGTCCAAAGATCCCATCCTCCCCTGACCTAAAGAAAAGTAGAAGTGCCTCTACCATAAGTAAGTCTGATTACATGGAGATCCAGGAAGGAGTCAACAACAGTAACGAGGACTTTAGAGAGGAGAACTTAAAGACAGCCAACTGTACCTTGGCTAACACAAACTATGTGAATATTACCAAAATGTTAACCGATGTCTGA